In a single window of the Camarhynchus parvulus unplaced genomic scaffold, STF_HiC, whole genome shotgun sequence genome:
- the QTRT1 gene encoding LOW QUALITY PROTEIN: queuine tRNA-ribosyltransferase catalytic subunit 1 (The sequence of the model RefSeq protein was modified relative to this genomic sequence to represent the inferred CDS: deleted 1 base in 1 codon), with protein sequence MAAGPAPVPVLRIVAECGRSRARAGELRLPHGSVPCPVFMPVGTRGTAKGLTAAQLAALGCRICLGNTFHLGTRPGSELVRRAGGLHGFMDWPHNLLTDSGGFQMVSLLELSEVSEEGVRFQPPHGGEQILLSPEKSMEIQNALGADIVMQLDDVVSSTTTGPRVEEAMSRSVRWLDRCVAAHARPQQQLLFAIVQGGLDPDLRLRCIRAMTQRDVPGFAIGGLSGGEAKARFWRTVKLSTEHLPRDKPRYLMGVGYATDLVVSVALGCDMFDCVFPTRTARFGSALVPWGSLQLKNQQFAKDFRPIDADCGCPTCQRYSRAYLHALLRSNTAALHLLTLHNIAYQMKLMGSIRDSIVQQRFPEFVREFMDTMYGGRGGPPAWAREALESVGITLG encoded by the exons ATGGCGGCGGGCCCGGCGCCGGTGCCGGTGCTGCGGATCGTGGCCGAGTGCGGGCGGAGCCGCGCCCGGGCCGGGGAGCTGCGTTTGCCGCACGGCTCCGTGCCCTGCCCCGTGTTCATGCCCGTGGGCACGCGCGGCACCGCCAAGGGCCTGACGGCCGCGCAGCTGGCGGCGCTCGGCTGCCGCATCTGCCTGGGCAACACCTTCCACCTGGGCACGCGGCCG GGCTCGGAGCTGGTCCGGCGTGCCGGGGGCCTGCACGGCTTCATGGACTGGCCCCACAACCTGCTGACG gaCAGCGGCGGGTTCCAGATGGTTTCGCTGCTGGAGCTGTCGGAGGTGTCGGAGGAGGGGGTTCGCTTCCAGCCCCCCCACGGCGGGGAGCAGATCCTGCTGAGCCCCGAGAAATCCATGGAGATCCAGAACGCGCTGG GGGCCGATATCGTGATGCAGTTGGACGATGTCGTGAGCAGCACCACGACGGGGCCGCGCGTCGAGGAGGCCATGAGCAG gtcCGTTCGCTGGCTCGATCGCTGCGTTGCCGCCCACGCccgcccccagcagcagctgctcttcgCCATCGTCCAGGGGGGGCTGGACCCCGACCTGCGCCTGCGCTGCATCCGGG CCATGACCCAGCGGGACGTGCCCGGCTTCGCCATCGGGGGCCTGAGCGGGGGCGAGGCCAAGGCTCGGTTCTGGCGCACGGTGAAGCTGAGCACGGAGCACCTGCCCCGGGACAAGCCCCGCTACCTGATGGGCGTGGG CTACGCCACCGACCTGGTGGTGTCG GTCGCGCTGGGCTGCGACATGTTCGACTGCGTCTTCCCCACCCGCACGGCG CGTTTCGGTTCCGCCCTAGtgccctgggggtccctgcagctgaaaaatCAACAATTCGCCAAAGATTTCCGGCCCATCGATGCCGACTGCGGCTGCCCCACCTGCCAGAG GTACTCCCGGGCGTACCTGCACGCGCTGCTGCGCTCCAACACGGCCGCGCTGCACCTGCTCACCCTGCACAACATTGCCTACCAG ATGAAGCTGATGGGCtccatcagggacagcatcgTCCAGCAGCGCTTCCCCGAGTTCGTGCGGGAGTTCATGGACACCATGTacggggggcggggggggcccCCGGCCTGGGCTCGGGAGGCCCTGGAGTCCGTGGGGATCACCCTGGGCTGA
- the LOC115916435 gene encoding beta-1,3-galactosyltransferase 2-like, which yields MKLPPSCRLLLLPVAAALTLLALHARHSAPPRSPTVPPSPTPRPPPYPYPYRFLLNHPDKCRERAPFLVLLVVTSPQDLEARDAVRRTWGDEGAVPGLAVLRLFLLGVHPVFSAELRPVLQEEDALHGDLLQQDFLDTYNNLTLKTLMGLEWVSRFCPNATYVMKADHDVFLNLEYLAGLLRPPRTDFLTGYVYRWTGPLRNRAYKWFVPREVYPNDTYPPYCGGPGYVLSGDLALRVFRVAQTLPVINMEDAFVGICLHALGVPVTEPPPRAFTMYRLDYERCRFSKLVMVHHYGPRELLQVWPHFRNTSVKCP from the exons ATGAAGCTGCCCCCGAGCTGCcgcctgctcctgctgcccgtGGCCGCGGCTCTGacgctgctggccctgcacgCCCGGCACTCGGCGCCCCCTCGCAGCCCCAcggtgccccccagccccaccccgCGCCCG CCGCCGTACCCGTACCCGTACCGCTTCCTGCTGAACCACCCCGACAAGTGCCGGGAGCGGGCGCcgttcctggtgctgctggtggtgacGTCCCCGCAGGACCTGGAGGCGCGGGACGCCGTGCGCCGCACCTGGGGCGACGAGGGCGCCGTGCCGGGGCTGGCGGTGCTGCGGCTCTTCCTGCTGGGCGTGCACCCCGTGTTCAGCGCCGAGCTGCGCCccgtgctgcaggaggaggacgCGCTGCACGGCgacctgctgcagcaggacttCCTGGACACCTACAACAACCTGACCCTCAAGACCCTGATGGGCTTGGAGTGGGTGAGCCGCTTCTGCCCCAACGCCACCTACGTGATGAAGGCCGACCACGACGTCTTCCTCAACCTGGAGTACCTGGCGGGGCTGCTGCGGCCGCCCAGGACGGATTTCCTGACGGGCTACGTGTACCGCTGGACGGGGCCGCTGCGGAACCGCGCCTACAAGTGGTTCGTGCCGCGCGAGGTGTACCCCAACGACACCTACCCGCCCTACTGCGGCGGGCCCGGCTACGTGCTCTCGGGGGACCTGGCGCTGCGCGTGTTCCGCGTGGCGCAGACGCTGCCCGTCATCAACATGGAGGACGCCTTCGTGGGCATCTGCCTGCACGCGCTGGGCGTGCCGGTGACCGAGCCGCCGCCCCGGGCCTTCACCATGTACCGGCTGGACTACGAGCGCTGCCGCTTCTCCAAGCTCGTCATGGTGCACCACTACGGGCCccgggagctgctccaggtgtggcCGCACTTCCGCAACACCTCCGTCAAGTGTCCCTAG
- the ILF3 gene encoding LOW QUALITY PROTEIN: interleukin enhancer-binding factor 3 (The sequence of the model RefSeq protein was modified relative to this genomic sequence to represent the inferred CDS: inserted 1 base in 1 codon): MRPMRIFVNDDRHVMAKHSAVYPTQEELEAVQNMVSHTERALKAVSDWIDEQEKVSGEQPETESMETAAEEESKEGGDQKATEQLTRTLRGVMRVGLVAKGLLLKGDLDLELVLLCKDKPTAKLLEKVADNLGVQLAAITEDKYEIIQSVGDAAIIIKNTKEPPLTLTIHLTSPVVREELEKQLAGETLSVTDSPDVLDRQKCLAALASLRHAKWFQARANGLKSCVIVIRVLRDLCTRVPTWAPLRGWPLELLCEKSIGTANRPMGAGEALRRXLECLASGIVMPDGSGIYDPCEKEATDAIGHLDRQQREDITQSAQHALRLAAFGQLHKVLGMDPLPSKMPKKPKNENPVDYTVQIPPSTTYAVTPMKRPMEEDGEEKSPSKKKKKIQKKEEKLEPPQAMNALMKLNQLKPGLQYKLVSQTGPVHAPIFTMSVEIDGSTFEASGPSKKTAKLHVAVKVLQDMGLPTGVEGKDSGKGDESAEETETKPVVVAPPPVVETVSTPTAASPPSDQTPENVKQQGPILTKHGKNPVMELNEKRRGLKYELISETGGSHDKRFVMEVEVDGQKFQGAGSNKKVAKAYAALAALEKLFPDAPVAIEQNKKKRAPVPARGGPKFPVKQHNPGFGMGGGPMHNEAPPPPNMRGRGRGGNIRGRGRGRGGFGGNHGGYMNTGAGYGSYGYGGNSATAGYSQFYSNGGHSNSGGGGGGSSGYGSYYQGGDGYTAPAPPKHGGKKQQHGGDGGGQKASYGSGYGSHQGQQPYGQGQYGGYGPGQGKQKGYGHGQGGYSYSNSYNSPGGGSDYNYESKYSYSGNSGRGGGGNNYSGGGSYNSGSHGGYGGSGGGGSSYQGGYSSQSNYNSPGSQNYSGPPSSYQASQGGYGRNEHSMSYQYR, translated from the exons atg CGCCCGATGCGGATCTTTGTGAACGACGACCGGCACGTGATGGCCAAGCACTCGGCCGTGTACCCCAcgcaggaggagctggaggccgTGCAGAACATGGTGTCCCACACGGAGCGGGCGCTCAAAGCCGTCTCCGACTGGATCGACGAGCAGGAGAAAGTCAGCGGGGAGCAGCCGGAGACGGAGTCCATGGAGACGGCGGCCGAGGAGGAGAGCAAGGAAGGAGG GGATCAGAAAGCCACGGAGCAGCTGACGAGGACCCTGCGGGGGGTGATGCGCGTGGGGCTGGTGGCCAAAGGCCTCCTGCTGAAGGGGGACCTGGACCTGGAGCTGGTCCTGCTGTGCAAAGACAAACCCACAGCCAAGCTCCTGGAGAAGGTCGCCGATAATCTGGGAGTGCAGCTCGCG GCGATCACCGAGGACAAGTACGAGATCATCCAGTCTGTGGGAGACGCTGCCATCATCATCAAGAACACCAAGGAGCCCCCGCTGACCCTGACCATCCACCTGACGTCGCCCGTGgtcagggaggagctggagaagcagctggcCGGAG AAACGCTCTCAGTCACCGACTCCCCGGACGTTCTGGACAGGCAGAAATGCCTTGCTGCCTTGGCGTCTCTGCGCCACGCCAAGTGGTTCCAg GCCAGGGCCAACGGGCTGAAGTCGTGCGTCATCGTCATCCGGGTGCTGCGGGACCTGTGCACGCGCGTTCCCACCTGGGCCCCGCTCAGAGGATGG cctctggagctgctgtgtgagaaATCCATCGGGACGGCGAACCGGCCGATGGGCGCGGGCGAGGCGCTGCGCC TGCTGGAGTGCCTGGCCTCGGGCATCGTCATGCCAG ATGGTTCTGGTATTTATGACCCTTGTGAAAAAGAAGCCACTGATGCTATTGGGCATCTAGACAGACAACAAAGGGAAGATATCACACAGAGTGCTCAG cacgcCCTGCGGCTCGCTGCCTTCGGCCAGCTCCACAAGGTCCTGGGCATGGATCCCCTGCCCTCCAAAATGCCCAAGAAACCAAAGAACGAGAACCCAGTCGATTATACTG TTCAGATCCCGCCCAGCACCACGTACGCCGTCACCCCCATGAAGCGGCCGATGGAGGAGGACGGGGAGGAGAAATCCcccagcaaaaagaaaaagaagattcaGAAAAAAG aggaaaagctggagcCCCCACAGGCCATGAACGCGCTGATGAAGCTGAACCAGCTCAAACCAGGGCTCCAGTACAAACTGGTGTCCCAGACCGGCCCCGTGCACGCTCCCATCTTCACCATGTCCGTGGAGATCGACGGCAGCACCTTCGAGGCCTCAGGGCCGTCCAAGAAAACGGCGAAGCTGCACGTGGCTGTGAAG gtgctgcaggacatGGGTTTGCCCACCGGAGTGGAAGGCAAGGACTCTGGCAAGGGCGACGAGTCGGCGGAGGAGACGGAGACCAAGCCGGTGGTGGTGGCTCCTCCGCCCGTGGTGGAAACGGTGTCAacacccacagcagcctcacCCCCCTCGGATCAGACCCCTGAG AACGTGAAGCAGCAGGGACCAATCCTGACAAAGCACGGGAAGAACCCCGTGATGGAGCTGAACGAGAAGCGGCGCGGGCTCAAGTACGAGCTGATCTCAGAGACGGGCGGCAGCCATGACAAGCGCTTTGTCATGgag GTGGAGGTGGACGGGCAGAAGTTCCAAGGTGCTGGCTCAAACAAGAAGGTGGCCAAAGCCTACGCGGCGCTGGCCGCGCTGGAGAAGCTGTTCCCAGATGCTCCCGTTGCCATCGagcagaacaagaagaaaagagcCCCCGTTCCAGCCAGGGGtggccccaaattcccagtcAAA cagcacaaccCGGGGTTCGGGATGGGGGGGGGCCCCATGCACAACGAggcccccccaccccccaacatgcggggccgcggccggggcggAAACATCCGGGGCCGGGGCAGAGGCCGGGGCGGCTTCGGGGGCAACCACGGCGGCTACATGAACACAG gggctgggtACGGGAGCTACGGCTACGGAGGGAATTCTGCCACTGCTGGCTACA GCCAGTTCTACAGCAACGGTGGCCACTCCAActcgggcggcggcggcggcggctcctcgGGCTACGGCTCCTACTACCAGGGCGGCGACGGCTACACGGCCCCCGCGCCGCCCAAGCACGGCggcaagaagcagcagcacggCGGCGACGGCGGCGGCCAGAAGGCCTCGTACGGCTCCGGCTACGGCAGccaccagggccagcagcccTACGGGCAGGGCCAGTACGGCGGCTACGGGCCCGGGCAGGGCAAGCAGAAGGGCTACGGCCACGGCCAGGGCGGCTACTCCTACTCCAACTCCTACAACTCGCCCGGCGGTGGCTCTGACTACAACTACGAGAGCAAATACA GTTACAGCGGTAAcagcggccgcggcggcggcggcaacAACTACTCCGGGGGCGGCTCCTACAACTCGGGCTCCCACGGGGGCTACGGGGGCTCCGGGGGCGGGGGCTCCTCGTACCAAG gtGGATACTCCTCCCAGTCCAACTACAACTCGCCGGGTTCCCAGAACTACAGCGGCCCCCCCAGCTCCTACCAGGCGTCCCAGGGCGGATACGGCAGGAACGAGCACAGCATGAGTTACCAGTACAGATAA